Part of the Rhizoctonia solani chromosome 2, complete sequence genome is shown below.
AATGCGCAAACGTACCTAATAACATAATTCTCTGTTTTATATTGCGTTCTATCACATGATATAGTCAGTCATGAAGATCATGACTATAGTAAATAGTCTGGTTGGCAGAAAACCAATACCTCAAGTATAGGTGTTATCCCGAAATTACTCTTCCATGACGTCTTGCTCCGTATTCTCCCACCACACAAGCGCCCCGAGGCCATCGCCATGAACGGATCCCTGTATCTATCATTACTGAAGCCTGTGCACGGCCCGAACTTTCACTTACCGTAATTGTATACGGCGCCTTCCTGTCAGCATCATCTTCAACCCTATCTTCTTGTCCAGGCTGGCCTATATCTGGCTTTCTTGGGCCCGGTTCATTCTCGTAGAACTCATCTCGTTCTACACGTAATCGAATCACCTCGTTTCGATCCAGGTACAGCCTAGTGGTGATGTCGGTGTCTAATAATTGAGTTGTTGAAGGTGGTTCGTCTGCGACGAAAATGGCTATGTTAGACGGATCTGAGTGTACTATTGTACAGATATCCTAACCAGAGGCCCAATGATGTGGTGGGAGCCAGAAGAAAGCTTGTTCATTGTGGTCACTACATGGGTTAATATGAGAGCCGGATATCAGGTATATTGAGCTCACAATGCAGAAGGAACTGGAAGATAGTCCCGGGGAATGTAGATATCATCGAAGAATCCCAGTGTAACTGATTACAGCGGCTTAATAAAGTTGTCTAGTTATACAAGTAAAACTTACCTCGGATGCCATCCTCAGTGGATGACTTGACTTTTCCTATAATAACTTCGGAACGAGCAGGTCGGAACACAACCATTCGGAAGGTAACTAGGAGCCTCCCGGGAGAAAAGGTCAATTAAGGGACATCCTTGCCTAACAATGCCTAACTCACCTTTATACCAGTAGCACCCATCACCATacttgacaacgccctcgcCCACCCAAATCAGGTCGAACACACAAATACACAGCCCTATATCAAGCAAGACTCGATTGGCATACTTCTTATTTAGCTCGTTGGTGATTGCAACATGAGCTGGTGATGAAAATTGGCTAGGAGCCACAGAGACATTGTCCTAAAGAAACCACGTCAATTATTCAGGAAAGGGCAAAAGGTTAGTATGGTATTGCCTTGATTGTCGTAGTAACAAACATCGTATACGAAAGCTTGGACAGAAATTACTCGAGAGTATGCATGAGTGTGCACCAAAAATATAGCCGTGTTAGAATCAAAAtatggtcacatgatcacAAGTCACTCCGCGTGCGCGCATGAAGTTTAATGTAACTTAGCTGTCATCGTGGCAGTCATATGTAGACCATACGACAAAAATGCGGCATATATATTGTTATCCATGTTTACATCCATATATAAGaacaacaaaaaaaaacagaGACATGAATGATGCTAAAATACAACGCACATGTAGATAAATAGCTGAAATAAATAGGCTGCAAACAACGAATAGGTAATGATAAATAGCATCGATAAACCGTTAGACCATCCTTTGAATGGTCGTAATAGTGCTTCAAGCACTTTAGTGCTTTCCGTTCAAATAAGTTAAGAAATAAACAAGAGAAGGAAGGTCGGCCATTGTAATGTTCGCATAGCCAGAGAGTCGGGTTCTATTGAAAACATATTAGACACACTCAGAAAGGTTGATCTATGCACAAGAACTTACCCAGAATACTTCAAGGCAACAATTGGCCCCTTCCAGTCATGTCTAGCTTTTCCATAGGTCAAAGACTCAACAGTATGATTTCTGTAGGGCATAGTCAACACTGAAATATATTGTAATATCTTGGGACAACTTACCGGCGAGACCCATCGGCGAGGAAGTTGGAACGGAAGAACACTTGGAGGGGGAAGCGCAATGGTTCTCCTACCGGCAACGAGTCTGTTAGGTTCCGAAGTAGACTACAATAGATAAACTTACCTCCAACGCCGGTAGAAATAATCATGCTGGCGATCTCAGCGTCAGCTCCTAGGATCGGAGCGAGCACAGGCTGCCAATCTACAACGCCCCCTTCATGTACCATACCCAAAAGGTTGACGGGAATCAATTTGGGCCGCTCTCCGTCAACGGGGAACACCATTCCTTTAAGCCAAAAAGATGAGATCCATGAAGATACCCTCAAGCCATGTATACTCACCATGGAAGGATGCCTTTGTCGTCTGAATAACTCGGGGAGGTGTTTGGATCACTTCAGGGGAAACGCAAGGGGGCATTGGAGGAGAGGGGGTGGATACACTACTTGATGTGCTGCTGGATGACCAGCTAGATTTTGGGACGCAATTCACACGGTGCCTTGGCCAGTCCATTGCCAAGTGCTCGGGAGAGCAATACCACTCGTCTTCACATCTAAGGACATTCAATATTGAGTTTAAGTTGAAAAATCGAGTAGGATACCGACCTTGAGCACCACGAAGCACAGAGGTTTCCGCACCAGCACCAGTGATGAATTGCAGCCGTAGCCATGGCGGGTTAAGTCGTGAGGGGGGGGGCGTTAAAATAAGATTTCGTAATATAAATATTAGTCTACGGACGACACAGTCGTGCGGAACCGAGAACCCAGACAGAAGATGCGAAGACGAGTGACGAAAGGAGGCCATTGCTCTCTAAGGCTTTATAAACAGATTCTGGCTATGCTCAATGAGAAGAGACTCAAGGGACCAACTGTGTGTGACGCTCAGGAACAGTGCCCTCGGGTGTGGGCGGGGAAGCCTGAGGAGCCCGATCGATCAGTTGCTGTACATATACGTTGATCACTTATAAGTCTTGCTCCTCCGAATGGCCAATACTAGCGTAAGCAATAGAAGCGCGCGCTGTGCTTAGTACAAAACTTTTGATTGCATAGCCATATTTGAAATTACGACAATGCCTTGTGGCAGTAATCATCAAGTTCGTTGTACAAACAATACGCGCGATTTTAGCCCGATATGCTGTGGTCCCCACTGATTTTCAAGGGAATTGAAGACCGACTAAGATAACAGAAACATCTGTCATACAAAGGTTTGGCTTCTAGATCGCATCTACCCTCGTATATGACGCGTTGCTCACAATTATGGTGATTAGTCTTGGAGATCAGTTCGGCACAGTAAGGATGGCTGTTACCTTGTTAGGTATAAACTAAGAAGCGTTTTTATTAAAT
Proteins encoded:
- a CDS encoding DNA-directed RNA polymerase III subunit C25, with the protein product MATAAIHHWCWCGNLCASWCSRCEDEWYCSPEHLAMDWPRHRVNCVPKSSWSSSSTSSSVSTPSPPMPPCVSPEVIQTPPRVIQTTKASFHGMVFPVDGERPKLIPVNLLGMVHEGGVVDWQPVLAPILGADAEIASMIISTGVGGEPLRFPLQVFFRSNFLADGSRRNHTVESLTYGKARHDWKGPIVALKYSGTRLSGYANITMADLPSLDNVSVAPSQFSSPAHVAITNELNKKYANRVLLDIGLCICVFDLIWVGEGVVKYGDGCYWYKVTFRMVVFRPARSEVIIGKVKSSTEDGIRVTLGFFDDIYIPRDYLPVPSAFDHNEQAFFWLPPHHWASDEPPSTTQLLDTDITTRLYLDRNEVIRLRVERDEFYENEPGPRKPDIGQPGQEDRVEDDADRKAPYTITGSVHGDGLGALVWWENTEQDVMEE